In the Bos mutus isolate GX-2022 chromosome 15, NWIPB_WYAK_1.1, whole genome shotgun sequence genome, ATGGAAGGACCATTGAGATGGACCCATACTGTGCACACATTAGTTGGCAACTAATTTACTGTTTgataaatgactgaatgaatgcaaTCCCAAGTAACCATCTAGGGGGACTGGATGAATAACAGGTAGTAGATTACATGAGACTCTTCTGGTGCCGAGTTCAGAGGAACCACCCCGAGCTGGATGAAGTCTAAAGAGAAATTGATCATGAGGATCCCAGGGTATTTCTCGATACCCAAAGGCTAGAAGTGAAGTCTCTAAAAACCCAAGGAAGTGCTTTACTTCACCTGTGCCTTGGTGTCTTTGCTCTTCAGCCCTCCCTGCCTCTTTTCCTGGAACCTCTTCTCTCCCTGAATTCAGTAGACTTGTGACTCTCAAATGTCTCTTGTTATTCTGCTCCCTCTCAGACATCTGCCCCTGGAGGGTCCACATGTGCCAAACTGAACTCACCACATCTGCTCAAAACTGATCCTTtactcaatacattttttttaaattgaacacctactatgtgttgGGATGAGAATGGTAAGCTTACAGTTCTACTCTGTTTTCTTCCGTATTTCCAACTTAGAGCATGGGAACCTTGTTTTCCTTGAGTGTTTCCAAGAGTGCTTGCCTTCATTTTCCCCATCTCATCCCCTAAACTGTACAGATATAAAGTCCAGTCAATTCTACCTAGTAACAATGGGTGCACTCTAAGTGCCCATACCTTAGTCTGACCACATGATTCAGTGTCCTCAGTCTGACTTCACCATTCCCTGTCCTGAAATCTTTTATTGCTGTCCTTCTGCAAGGCAGAGATGTGGACAGAAACAAGGCAATGGAGAGGCAGTGAGAGATACAGTTGGCTTCTGGTTTTCACTACATGACCATTTTGCTGTGGGCCACAAAATCTCAGGGGGAGGTAAACATTTATTCTCATGCTCCTGGGtcttcacggagaaggcaatggcaccccattccagaactcttgcctggaggatcccatggacggaggagcctggtaggctgcagtccatgtggttgcttggagtcggacatgactgagcgtcttcacttgcacttttcactttcatgcattggagaagggaatggcaacccactccagcgttcttacctggagaatccaagggacgggggagcctggtgggctgccgtctatggggtcgcacagagtcagacacgactgaagtgacttagcagcagcagcagcagcctgggtcTTCAGGTTGACTGTAGATGGGCTAAAGTGAGCTTGGATGGGCAGCTCTACCTCAGGCTGCCAGTCTTCCTCAGCAGGCCGCCTCCTTGTTGTGGGCTGGACCCAGATCTGCTCCTCTGGGGTCCAGACTGGAGGAACAGTTCTAGGCCATGTTGTGATGGTCTCTCACCCCAAAAGGAGACCTTCTCTTTTGATTTGGGTTCACCCTAAAGCAGACTAGAGGCAAGCACTTGGGTAAACTAAACATATTTGTAAGGTGATCTCAGGAATTACAAGTGAAGGAGCGGAAAAGTGAGATAGAGAAGAGAGACAAGTACCCCTGCCAAAAGTGTGTGACCACTGTGGTCAACTATGCCTCTCTGGAAACCCTCTGTGGACTAGGGAATCTGATGTTCCACCCTCATTTGGTGAGAGTTGTACCTGGGAACATTAAATCTCCTGTGCACTTTGGGGCTGCCCTGAGCAAGTTCCCAGGATGATGGAGAAAGGCTTGGACACAGGAATATATGGAGCACTAGGGGTGGGAAGCTGCCAGATGCTTGAGAATTATTCATTGCTCCTGTGTTTCAACCTGAAGATGAGCTGAGGCAACACTGTGAATCGACTGTCACTGGCAGTCTCCTTTATACCACATCGCTCTATGAAATCACAGGAAAGATTCTGAGTTTCTTGCTTGAGTTATGTGTCCACCTGTGAGTCAATCACAGTGGCCAGGGCTTTGAGCACCTGTTTGGGGTCATGTGTTCCCCTCAAGAGTTGCAGATTGAAGAAAATCCCACAGAATCCATGGACCGCATTCTCCACAAAGAGACGATCTATCATAGATGCTCAGGCGTCTTTGGTAGATTTCAAGAGGCCACAAGAGTTCAAGTAGTTCTTAGTCTACTACATACTCTGCCCACTAACATTCTATCCTGGAGTTAAGGAGAACAACCTCATGCTTTACATGCCACTGCGATGCCATTTTTCAATTCTACCTGCTTCATATCTCCTCTGGACAGCTCATCACTTAAACCCACTCCTGGTGCAAATGTGTTTCCGTCAGGCTCTTTGGCTTCTTGGAACATGCATCACGTGCTACGTGAAATTCCTCACTCCAGCTCCGTCTCCACcttaaaagagtttaaaaagcagggatatgGGTTTTGTAGTTATTTCTACTCATAATTTTATCCTCAGCACCTGACACAAGATGCTCAAGAGTTTTCTGTTGAATGAAGAGTAACCAGGTCTTGAAGGAGGGAAGATAAGGAGTTCAGTTTGGGACACGTTGAATTTGCCAGAAGCTGCTGTTAACTCCATTGCCCAGAGACGCTCACACCTCAATTTAAACTGTGAATTGGCAGTGACAGGATCTTCAATTGGGAGACTCATAAAATTATAGCCACAGAACATTCAAGTGTCCTGGGATCATGGAACTTTCAAAATTAAACCCCCACCAAGAGCCAGAGGAGATTACGGAGCAGGGTGCTGAAACTGAGCGAGACTGGGGCCGGGTGCACAACCACCCTGAAATTTGTGTAAAATCGACGTGAAGGCACAGATCCATTTTTGGAGGAGAAGTTTCAGCTTTCATCAGatttcaaagattaaaaaccacTAATTGCATTACGGttcttataaaagaagaaaaacagaaatacctgCGAATCTGCTGGTGTGTGTCTCGAATACCTCTGCAAGGATGACAGGAAATGGGAACACTGGGACctctggggagaggaggtggggttgAGAAATCAGTGAGAGAAGGGCATTTCACTGCACGCCTTGTGGACTGTACATTTTGAACCAGGTAAATGTATTACCTTTCTGAAAATTAAGTTAAgactttataatattaaaattaaagttatGACATGAGTGGTAGTAGAGAGGTCAGGACTCTGGCCTTTCATGGccaaggacctgggtttgatccagttcacggaactaagatcccacaatgcATGGTgccaccaaaataataataatagagttATGATTGATCCTGTTAGAGAGCAGAGACGTAAGTTAACAACTAGGTAGTGTTTGTGGCCACCagttaaatggaaattaaaagagaTTAATATTGCAAGTGTTGGCAAAGACACGGAGAAATCGGGTACTTTTTCCACTCTTGGTGGGAGGGTGAAGAGGGGCGTTTTGGATGGCACCTTGGCGGTGGCTGCCTAAAGGAACACTAttcggggcttccctgctggctcagtggtaaagaatctgcctgctaaatcaggagacacaggttcaaccctgatccaggaagatcccacagagcagctaagcctgatTGCCAGAACTATTGATCCTGTGTTCTAGAACTCAGGAACTGCAAGCACTGAAGCTGCgcaccctagagcttgtgctctgcaagagaagccgccacagtgggAAGCCCGAGCACTGGAACAGAGTAGCCCCTTCTCtcagcaactggagaaaagcccacacagcaatgaagacggCATAGTCAAAAGTAAAGCGTagtcaaaaaaatatatatatatatatatatgaactgtATTCAGTTCCTtgaaatatcatatttttatatctttcctaTAAAATTATGCAGACAAGTAGAAAAGGATTTATACACATGGATAAATCACTGTGATCAAATGTGGAACAtcaaaaactaggaaaaaaattctgtctCCATCATAAGGAaagggttaaataaattatggattAACTGTACTATGAAATTCCTTGTTACCATTATAATGAGCAGGGTAGATATGAACGTAGGACATGGAAGACTATAGTCAACATTTTCCTGGGAAAAGGCTGTAGAACATGTACGTGTAAGCacgtttcctttctttttcaaaagagtGGCAGTGAAACATCCAAAcacacacaatattgtaaaacaattattcttcaattaaaaagaaattacaacGCTTTAAAAAAAAGCCGATTAAAAAAACCACCCCCcagactcttcaataaatggtgctggggaaaccgaacaactacatgtaaaagaatgaaattagacacttcctaacaccacacacaaatacaaactcaaaatggattagagacctaaatgtaagaccagaaactataaagctcttagaggaaaacataggcagaacactcgatgacataaatcaaagcaaggtcctcagtgacccacctcctagagtaacagaaataaaaacaaaagtaaacaagtgggacctgattaaacttaaaagcttttgcacagcaaaggaaagtaagcaaggtgaaaagacaattctcagagtgggagaaaataagagcaaatgaaataactggcaaaggattagtttccaaaatatacaaacagctcatacaactcaataccagaaaaacaaacaacccaatcaaaagtgggcaaaagacctaaacagacatatctccaaagaagatatacagatggctaacaaacacatgaaaagatgctcaacatcgctcattattagagaaatgcaaatcaaaagcacaatgagaatCACTGCACACTGGTCAGAACGGCAaacatccaaaagtctacaaacaataaatgctggagagggtgtggggaaaaggggacgctcttgcactgttattgggaatgtgaattgatacAGCCGCTACGGaggacggtatggagattccttaaaatactagggaaaaaaccaccatgtgacccagcaatcccactcctaggcatataccctgaggaaaccaaaattgaaaaagacgcatgtaccccaatgttcattgcagcactatttataatagctagaacgtggaagcaacctagatgtccactgacagatgaatggataaagaagttcaggttcatatacacagtggaatatttctcatccataaaaaggaacacatttgagtcagttctgaagaggtggatgaacctagaacctattatacagagcaaagtaagtcagaaagagaaagacaaatatcgtattctaatgcatatatacggaatccaggaaaatggtactgaagaatttatttacagggcagcagtggagaaacagacatagagaatagacttatagacctggggagaggggaggagagggtgagatgtatagaaagagtaacatggaaacttatattatcGTAtgtaaaatcagatcagatcagtcgctcagtcgtgtccgactctttgtgaccccgtgaatcgcagcacgccaggcctccctgtccatcaccaactcccggagttcactcagactcacgtccatcgagtcggtgatgccatccagccatctcatcctctgtcgtccccttctcctcctgcccccaatccctcccagcatcagtcttttccaatgagtcagctcttcacatgaggtggccaaaggactggagtttcagctttagcatcattccttccaaagaaatcccagggctgatctccttcagaatggactggttggatctccttgcagtccaagggactctcaagagtcttctccaacaccacagttcaaaagcatcaattcttcagcgctcagccttcttcacagtccaactctcatatccatacatgaccacaggaaaaaccatagccttgactagacgaaactttgttggcaaagtaatgtctctgcttttgaacatgctatctaggttggtcataactttccttccaaggatggctgcagtcaccatctgcagtgattttggagcccagaaaaataaagtctgacactgtttccactgtttccccatctatttcccatgaagtggtgggaccagatgccatgatcttcattttctgaatgttgagccttaagccaactttttcactctccactttcactttcatcaagaggcttttgagttcctcttcactttctgccataagggtggtgtcatctgcacatctgaggttattgatacttctcccagcaatcttgattccagtttgtgtttcttccagtccagcgtttctcataatgtactctgcatataagttaaataagcagggtgacaatatacagccttgacgaactccttttcctatttggaaccagtctgttgttccatgtccagttctaactgttgcttccgggaatttgctgtatgactcaggaaactcaaacaggggcttgCTATCAACCTaaaggggtaggatggggaagggaatgggagggaggttcaaaaggggagggatatatatgtacacctatgactgattcatgttgagggtagacagaaaacaacaaaattctgtaaagcaattatccttcaataaagaataaattaatttaagaaaaaacatcCCTCAAAAAAGATCCTGcctgtcacaactaagacctggtgtagccaaataaatgaatgaattaataaaatttattaataaattttaataaagttaataaaatcaataagttaataaagttaataaaataaaaatgagttaatacaaatttctttaagaaagtaaaagaggataaaacagaaaacaaaaataggctGTAAGACAAATGTGTACatctatatttaatattatattactGGCAGTGCATCAAAAAAGGTCTTAAATGGTACCATTAGCACAAGAGCAGCAGGCAGGGGTAAAAGTGAGAAGAGGGACGTGGAGGAAGAGGAAGCAAAGGGGGACTTGGGCTCTGTGATTCATTCATACACAATAAGCACACAtttcttggaaataaaatgaaatgaaagcaccAAAGTGGAAACTGTCTGTTCCAATCTTGACCCAAACCAGGGACGCCTTCTTGGAGCCACTTCAGGTCCTCAGCGTGCCCACCACCAGGGTGTAGGGAGCTTCCATGGGGAAGCACTACCCTCTGGACTCACCCCTATCCAGCCCCTCTACCCTCACAACCTGGAGGTCCCTAAGTGAAATCATCTTAGGGTCCCggtccctagtggctcagatggtaaagagtctgccagcagtgtgagagacctgggttcgatccctgggtagagaagatcccctggaggaggaaatggcaacccactgcagtattcttgcttgaaaaatctaatggatggaggagcatggcaggctacagtccgtggcatcacaaagagttggaaatgactgagtgacttcaatttcagtTACCTGCAGGCATGAGGGAGAGTGGAGGACCCTCTGGATCCAGTAGAAATTTCCACCTCTATGACTCATGACCCCCTGTCTGGTCCATAAGACATTCCTTCTTGGTATCTCTGAACCACACCACCCTGCTGATTCATCCACCCTGATGCAGCCTGCTCACCTGGCCCACAACCCAGTGCCAGTCCCTCACTGGCTCCAGTTCTCCTGCCTCAGGGTCCCCCGGCATACCACCCCCTGGGGTTGTGTTGAGGGTGGAAATGGACCAGAGCAGACTCACCTTCAGAGAGAACACCCCCTCACTACTCCCACCCCAAGACCTGGGAAACAGACTGACAGCGCTGACCAAGGCGGTGTCTCGACTGCAAAGTGAGGTAGCAGGTACGCAGCAGGCTCTGGGGGAAGCAGGGCCACACTGGCCGCCAAATGAGCCAGCATCCTCAGTCGCTCCATCACCCAAGTGCACAACAGCTTCGAGAACCTGGGACCCCCATTCCTGAGACCCCGGAGCAATGCCAGGGTTGGTGGAGTCCCAGGGGTCCTCAGAAACTGGGTTTCTGGACACTAGAGGGGAGGGGCTCAGGCTCCAGCTTCTGGGGAATCTGGACCCTCCTCCCCAGCTCACATGTTACTGTACTGGGAGCAAGAATCAGTGGGGTCTGGCGACCTGCCCCAGGAGGCAGACCTCAATGCCTAGTAGGGTCTTCCATGGGACTGATGCAGGGGGAGGGTCCCTTTTTCTGTTGCTGACTAGAGTAGCCTAGAGAGCTGAGGGCAGGAGTCACTTCATAGGCGCCACTGCTGCTCTTTTTGCCTCAATAAAGTCTCTGTTCTGGAAGGCAAATGTCtccagttctgttcagttcagtccagttcagtcactcagtcgtgtctaactctttgcaactccatgaattgcagcacaccagacctccctgtccatcatcaactcccagagtctacccaaacccatgtccattgagttggtgatgccatccagccatctcatcctctgtcgtccccttctcctcctgcccccaatccctcccagcattagggtattttccaatgagtcaactcttcacatgaggtagccaaagtactggactttcaacttcaacatcagtccttcttatgaacacccaggactgatcttgtttaggatggactggttggatcttatgcagtccaagggactctcaagagtcttctccaacaccacagttcaaaagcatcaattcttcggtgctcagctttcttcacagtccaactctcacatccatacatgactactggagaaaccatagccttgactagatggacctttgtggaaaagtaatgtctctgcttttaagtatgctggaaaagtaatgtctctgcttttaagtatgctatctaggttggtcgtatctttccttccaaggagtaagcatcttttaatttcatggctgcaatcaccatctgcagtgattttggagcccccccccaaaaaaaagtctgacactgtttccactgtttccccatctatatcccatgaagtaatgggaccagatgccatgatcttagttttctgaatgttgagcttgaagccaactttttcactctcctccttcactttcatccagagtgTGTTAATCTCTGTCTCATGATACTTTGAGATTGGCAACGCTGAAATGAACCCTGGTGGGAGAGGACACACAGAAATGGTTTGCTCTGGGGACCCGATATTCTGGGCTTAGGATCGAACTTTGAGCTCCTTCAGATGTTTGATGGAATTGAgatgggggtgggagcaggggttCTGGTTTGAAAACAACCTCTCTGACTTCCTTGTTGGCTCTGCATTTATTGTCAGACAAACGGCTGAGGAAGCCATCTGTCCCCCTTCCTGCCTTCCGGGCTGTTGTGAGGAACCTCTGTTTATTAAAGCATCTGGGGTTGCAGGCTATGGTGTGTGACAAGGGTCTGCACCTGGACCATGTCTAAAAGTGATCAAGAAGTCATTCATTTGAGTCCCTGAGTCCCATAAAACCAAAGCAGGGCAGAGAGTCCAGTCTCATGAAACGAACCAGTCATGAAATTTGATGTCACCatactgcagcactgtttaatggagtagccatcaaagCACTACCCTTGCTTGTTCCCAGGAGTCCCCACCACAGAGCGGGGCTCCCTCCATCCTACCATGGGCTCAAATCCCCCAATATCCTGGTTGGAGACATAGCTGCTAGGTCTGGGTCTGAAACCAGCTTCTTGCTTCTCCAGGCTCATTGAAGCCTCCTTTCTTCATTTGGAGGTCACATGTTCCCAGGACTCCTAAGTAGCAGGCACTGAATGTTCAGAGCCCAGCTCCTAAGAGCTGGAACCCGAAGAGGCCAAGAGCAGGGTCTTCCAGGACAGCAGAGAGAAGGCCCCCTTGGAGAGTGAGTCTCCCTGCCCTCCTactgcagagagaagaaaaggcagTGAATGGTCAGCAGGGCCATGGGGGAGTCAAAGAGCCGAGGGAGGGACCCGAGGGTGACTCACTTGGCACAGACTCAcagctcttcctcttcttctctgcAAAAGACACCACAGTGAGGCCTCCAGGTAGACAGACCCTCACACTCCAGACTTCCCTTCCCACCAGGCCCTGGTACAACTATTCCCAAATCAAtccatcttccccttctcccaaaTATACTTCtgacttcccttcctcctccttcttccagtaaatcttgcctttttgcctttccatccctgccccaccctggcCCAGTCACTCTGTCCTGCCTCAGCACTGGGGAATAGCACACGTGCGTCCCATCAACCCACTACGCCCACGGCCTCCTGGGATCTGAAGCAGCCCTCCTGCCACTTTCCTCTGCTTATTGCCCTCCTTAACCAGGTTCTTTTGGTCTATTAGACTGTGTAGGAGAAGGAAAATTTAAGAACATTTGGAGAATCATCTAAGAATATTCACACATGCAGAAAACACTGGCAGAACCTGAGTCACAAAGAAAAAGTATCTCCAGCTAGCTTCTGGCCCTCAACTTCGTCATTAATGACTTGGGTCTCTTGAAGGCCCTGGGGACTGAAATCAACTGGGGACCTCCTGGCAGTCCTACTTCCCTCATGCATGGCTCACCACCCAGATAGGCGCAGTTAAAGTGGCTGCACATCTGATTATTGCTGGAGAGATTCACCAGGTGTTTGTTTCCATCCTTGGAGAAACCCGTCACCACGAAGACTTCTTGCGGGGGGATCAGCACCTCATGCTCCTCAGGAAAGACAGACAGGTTCTGGATGGGGACCCCAAAGCAAGTCCTTATAGAGAAGAAGGTGGCACTACCAAATCCGCGGGCCACTGTCTTATCCAGGGAACTGGAGGTAAACTGGCCCAAGCGGATAGAGTCCCCCACACTCTTGGGTACAAAGTGGATCCTGCGCACGCCACGGAACACCTCTTGCCTGGGTTCCCTGCTGCAGCCCCCACCACCCCGCAGCAGCTGCAGGGCCCGG is a window encoding:
- the LOC102265122 gene encoding ecto-ADP-ribosyltransferase 5-like, with translation MLVALLITLSCLSLRSLPPYAQGVTIEYLSLAPDTFDDAYVGCSEEMEEKAVLLLEKEMANHTRLRESWETAQKAWEQKRARLTLPPGFRSQHGIAIIVYTSSSNTLYQELNKAVRTWGGSWESYMNHFPFKALHFYLTRALQLLRGGGGCSREPRQEVFRGVRRIHFVPKSVGDSIRLGQFTSSSLDKTVARGFGSATFFSIRTCFGVPIQNLSVFPEEHEVLIPPQEVFVVTGFSKDGNKHLVNLSSNNQMCSHFNCAYLGGEPCMREVGLPGGPQLISVPRAFKRPKSLMTKLRARS